TTGAAAGAAATGCTGTCTATAACGATAAGTGGAGAGATTATAAAGATTTTTGGACAAGTAGCATTGCTGATCAAAATACTGGTAGTATTTATGGTCAGGTCTGATGATATGTCTTTGGACTAATCTCAAGATTCACCTCCAGATACCACCGAAAGATGAGATTTTTTCTTTCTATTCTCACTGGCTCGTTTCCCGTATATCTTAGCACTCATAGAAGCCATCAAAGAAATAATATCTTCTACCAATTCAGCTTCATAACTTTTGGGTAATACTTCATCTAATACTTCTATAACTACACCATGACTGCTAAAAAAACTTTCTAAGAAAGAATAATTAAAACGGGTTAGCCTATCTCGGTAAATCAGTAATGTTGCACATTACAATTTAGCAACCCCTTCATCAAAATTCTTGATCGTAGCTAAATCATCTAGGGTTTGTTTGGCTTCTTGCTCATCTATAATACTCAATGCAAAACCCGCATGAACGATTACATAATCATTGATTTTTACTTCTGGAACATAAGCTAGACATACTTCTTTTATAATCCCTGCAAAACTTATTTTTCCCTTTAAATCTAAGAGATTATCACTAGATATTATCTCAATTACTTTTCCCGGAACTGCTAAACACATAGGTAAAAATTAAGGTTCTATTACTTTGAG
This is a stretch of genomic DNA from Cyanobacterium aponinum PCC 10605. It encodes these proteins:
- a CDS encoding HypC/HybG/HupF family hydrogenase formation chaperone, whose amino-acid sequence is MCLAVPGKVIEIISSDNLLDLKGKISFAGIIKEVCLAYVPEVKINDYVIVHAGFALSIIDEQEAKQTLDDLATIKNFDEGVAKL